From a region of the Latilactobacillus sakei genome:
- a CDS encoding DUF2975 domain-containing protein, whose amino-acid sequence MLKKWLLRLALLGIGAVFFLFSFLVTVQIVTASKLDYPFEIITLALAAYSVTICVLVALYALHRILNTIEQHQVFAPQTLRYVSSIRKAVLIASFASLLSLPFFYRITQLEDAPGLLLLGIALIFIPFALTILMQIVEDLFKSAIALQTENDLTV is encoded by the coding sequence ATGTTGAAAAAATGGCTTTTACGTTTAGCACTTTTAGGAATCGGCGCAGTCTTCTTCCTTTTTAGTTTTTTAGTGACCGTCCAGATTGTGACGGCGTCTAAATTAGACTATCCTTTTGAAATTATCACGTTGGCCCTGGCTGCTTATAGCGTGACGATTTGCGTGTTGGTTGCCTTATATGCGCTGCATCGCATTCTCAATACGATTGAACAACACCAAGTGTTTGCGCCACAAACATTGCGCTACGTATCATCAATTAGAAAGGCGGTCTTAATCGCAAGTTTTGCTAGTTTATTATCACTGCCCTTTTTCTATCGGATTACGCAACTAGAAGATGCGCCGGGCTTGTTGTTACTCGGGATTGCCCTCATCTTCATTCCGTTTGCTTTGACCATTTTGATGCAGATCGTTGAAGATCTATTTAAGAGTGCTATCGCGCTTCAGACGGAAAACGACCTCACAGTCTAA
- a CDS encoding GntR family transcriptional regulator produces the protein MNTNIIKRHTLRDILTLTHRNLLKTRHNPDNVSDVLIQPIIFTLLFGYLFGGVIAGSVRAYLPMLVSGILVQSILNAASGSGQQLREDINNGIFDRFKTLPISPIAPLAGQLVGDILRLVLSGGMAILTAVIMGWRPTVNLGALAGALLLAVFIGWSTSWIFALVGLIVKNAELISSLSMMIILILTFLSNAFIPIKTLPHFLQPIVRVNPVSTTITAIRTILNTGSWNNTATMVLISGALIIALFMPLTLLAYQHRQ, from the coding sequence ATGAATACAAATATAATAAAGCGTCATACTTTACGTGATATTCTCACTTTAACCCACCGTAACTTATTAAAAACGCGCCACAATCCCGATAACGTCAGTGATGTGCTCATTCAACCAATTATCTTTACCCTATTGTTTGGCTATCTATTCGGCGGGGTTATCGCCGGTAGTGTCCGCGCCTACTTACCGATGCTGGTTTCTGGTATTTTAGTTCAAAGCATCTTAAATGCGGCTTCTGGGTCTGGCCAACAATTACGGGAAGATATTAATAATGGCATCTTCGACCGCTTTAAAACATTACCGATTTCTCCAATAGCACCCCTAGCTGGCCAATTAGTAGGTGATATTTTGCGATTAGTGCTTTCTGGCGGAATGGCAATTCTCACCGCGGTAATAATGGGTTGGCGCCCCACCGTCAATCTGGGGGCACTGGCCGGAGCATTACTACTGGCGGTCTTTATCGGCTGGTCAACTTCTTGGATTTTTGCCTTAGTGGGTTTAATAGTCAAAAATGCCGAACTGATTAGTAGTTTATCGATGATGATTATCCTCATATTGACATTCTTATCGAACGCCTTTATTCCCATCAAAACGCTGCCCCACTTTTTACAACCAATCGTCAGAGTTAATCCGGTCAGCACAACAATTACCGCGATTCGGACAATCTTAAATACTGGCAGTTGGAACAATACAGCAACAATGGTCCTCATCAGTGGTGCGCTGATTATCGCATTATTTATGCCATTGACGCTGCTGGCTTATCAACACCGCCAATAA
- a CDS encoding ABC transporter ATP-binding protein: MREENVIEVSNIQKRFGQKKVVQNVSFTVKKGEIFGLLGPNGAGKTTLLKMMTTLLRPDEGQITVNGFNTLSQSRQARQQFSVTNQTAAIDQDLSAHENLRLFGRLNGLSSRASRIRADELLMAFDLTQSANQALATFSGGMRRRLDLAVSLVGHPKILFLDEPTTGLDPRTRIQMWQAIQSLVAQGSTVFLTTQYLEEADQFADHIALIDHGQLIASGTPNELKQKLGGLQLALAVTELAQLPQARAIVQDVLKQPISVSEQTLISPLGGDALPAVTAILNQLQIAKITISHLKLETPSLDDVFLKMTVGKN, from the coding sequence ATGCGTGAAGAAAATGTCATTGAAGTCAGCAACATTCAAAAAAGGTTCGGTCAAAAGAAAGTCGTTCAAAACGTTTCTTTCACTGTAAAAAAAGGCGAAATATTTGGCCTCTTAGGCCCGAATGGCGCTGGTAAAACAACTCTGTTAAAAATGATGACGACTTTGTTACGTCCTGATGAGGGGCAGATCACGGTGAATGGTTTTAATACGCTAAGCCAAAGTCGCCAAGCACGCCAACAATTTAGTGTGACGAACCAAACGGCAGCGATTGATCAAGATTTAAGTGCACATGAGAATCTCCGTTTATTTGGACGGCTAAATGGGCTTAGCAGCCGCGCCAGTCGGATTCGTGCTGACGAGTTACTGATGGCTTTTGATTTAACGCAATCAGCTAATCAAGCCTTGGCCACTTTTTCCGGGGGCATGCGACGCCGTTTAGACTTGGCAGTCAGTTTAGTGGGGCATCCGAAGATTTTATTTTTGGATGAACCGACTACCGGTTTAGATCCTAGAACAAGAATTCAAATGTGGCAAGCCATTCAATCATTGGTGGCCCAAGGATCAACTGTCTTTTTAACCACCCAATATTTAGAGGAAGCCGACCAATTTGCCGATCACATTGCGCTCATTGATCACGGTCAACTTATCGCCAGTGGTACACCTAATGAATTAAAGCAAAAATTAGGTGGCTTACAACTGGCTTTAGCCGTCACGGAGTTAGCACAATTACCCCAAGCACGCGCGATTGTCCAGGACGTTTTAAAGCAGCCAATTAGCGTTAGTGAACAAACATTAATCAGTCCACTTGGTGGCGACGCTCTGCCAGCGGTGACCGCAATATTAAATCAATTACAAATTGCTAAAATTACAATTAGTCATTTAAAACTTGAAACACCTTCGTTAGATGATGTTTTCCTAAAAATGACGGTTGGTAAAAACTAA
- a CDS encoding MarR family transcriptional regulator, whose product MTNSVKAEIVAGKLAEYEQLSKIYDDIVKQARPHLIVEGQGKILLALADEDHLSQRELATRLGMSPQSTSEFVAKLVKRELVTLTKLPSDRRINLVNLTAAGRQEIESASQEVPPFVNALSEAELDQLVPLLTKITTAMYADIDASNPTLGVKFHKLLASRYLNQFKK is encoded by the coding sequence ATGACAAATAGCGTCAAAGCAGAAATAGTCGCTGGTAAATTAGCCGAATATGAACAACTCAGTAAAATCTATGATGATATCGTCAAACAGGCACGGCCCCATCTGATTGTTGAAGGGCAGGGGAAAATCTTATTGGCGCTAGCTGATGAAGATCACTTATCCCAACGAGAACTCGCCACACGTTTAGGCATGTCACCACAATCTACCAGTGAATTTGTGGCGAAACTCGTTAAACGTGAATTAGTCACTTTGACCAAGTTACCGAGTGATCGGCGGATTAATTTAGTAAATCTGACCGCTGCTGGTCGCCAGGAAATCGAATCCGCTAGTCAAGAAGTGCCACCGTTTGTGAACGCACTTTCTGAAGCGGAACTAGATCAACTCGTACCGTTACTGACAAAAATCACAACAGCGATGTATGCTGATATCGACGCGTCTAATCCCACATTAGGCGTTAAATTCCATAAGTTACTGGCTAGTCGCTACTTAAACCAATTCAAAAAATAA
- a CDS encoding ribonucleotide-diphosphate reductase subunit beta (B2 or R2 protein; type 1b enzyme; catalyzes the rate-limiting step in dNTP synthesis; converts nucleotides to deoxynucleotides; forms a homodimer and then a multimeric complex with NrdE), producing MTENYHAINWNQVEDQIDKATWEKLTEQFWLDTRIPLSNDLDDWRSLPDNEKWIVGHVFGGLTLLDTLQSQDGMASLKANIRTPHEEAVLNNIQFMESVHAKSYSSIFSTLNTPNEIDEIFDWTNTNEYLQYKANKINSIYQNGSPLQQKIASVFLETFLFYSGFYTPLYYLGNNKLANVAEIIKLIIRDESVHGTYIGYKFQLGFNELTKAEQEELQNWMYDLLYDLYANEEKYTHEVYDGTGWTEEVLTYLRYNANKALMNLGQGALFPDTAEDVNPVVLNGMSTSTANHDFFSQVGNGYRLGNVEAMNDSDYDFD from the coding sequence ATGACAGAAAATTATCATGCAATTAATTGGAATCAAGTTGAAGATCAAATCGATAAAGCGACTTGGGAAAAACTAACCGAACAATTTTGGTTAGATACACGAATTCCCCTTTCAAATGATTTAGATGACTGGCGGAGTTTACCAGACAATGAAAAATGGATTGTGGGTCACGTTTTCGGGGGCTTAACGCTACTTGATACGCTGCAATCACAAGACGGTATGGCGAGCTTAAAAGCCAATATCAGAACACCGCATGAAGAAGCTGTTTTGAATAACATCCAATTTATGGAATCAGTGCATGCCAAGAGTTATTCATCAATCTTTTCAACGCTAAATACGCCTAATGAAATTGATGAAATTTTTGACTGGACGAATACTAACGAATACCTACAATATAAAGCCAATAAAATTAACAGTATCTATCAAAATGGCTCACCGCTCCAACAAAAGATTGCCAGTGTTTTCTTAGAAACATTCCTCTTCTATTCTGGTTTCTACACCCCTCTTTATTACTTAGGGAACAACAAATTGGCCAACGTTGCTGAAATCATTAAGTTGATCATCCGTGATGAATCTGTTCATGGCACTTACATCGGTTATAAATTCCAACTCGGCTTTAACGAATTAACAAAAGCTGAACAAGAAGAACTACAAAACTGGATGTACGATTTACTCTATGATCTCTATGCCAATGAAGAAAAGTATACCCACGAAGTTTACGATGGCACTGGCTGGACGGAAGAAGTCTTAACTTATCTCCGTTATAACGCCAATAAGGCCCTAATGAACTTAGGACAAGGCGCCCTCTTCCCAGATACTGCTGAAGATGTGAACCCAGTTGTCTTAAACGGAATGTCAACATCAACAGCGAACCATGATTTCTTCTCACAAGTTGGGAATGGTTACCGCTTGGGGAACGTTGAAGCCATGAACGACAGCGATTATGATTTTGATTAA
- a CDS encoding ribonucleotide-diphosphate reductase subunit alpha (Catalyzes the rate-limiting step in dNTP synthesis): protein MSLKEIKTENVTYYELNNQINIPVNGQIPLQKDQEALEAFLEQNVQPNMVTFKSLQDRLDYMVAENYYEADFLKAYSIDFMERLNQYLIDQDFHFKSFMAAYKFYAQYALKTNDNGFYLEDFKDRVFTNALYFADGDEELAMSVADEMIHQRYQPATPTFLNAGRSRRGELVSCFLLQTTDDMNAIGRTINSALQLSRIGGGVGISLSNLRGAGDPIKGIDGAASGVLPVMKLLEDSFSYSNQLGQRQGAGVVYLNVFHPDVVAFLGAKKENADEKYRLKTLSLGLTVPDKYYELVKEDADMYLFSPYSVEREYGQPFSYIDITAEYDNLVANDAIKKTKIKARDLENEISKLQQESGYPYIVNIDTANKANPIDGKIIMSNLCSEVLQVQTPSQINNRQEYDVLGTDISCNLGSTNIPNMMAAPDFGHSIETMVRSLTYVTDHSDIDVVPSVAHGNQLAHTIGLGGMGLHTYFAKNQMMYGSEESIDFTSNYFMLLNYWTLVASNKIAKERGITFDNFENSKYADGSYFDQYLNTEWAPKTAKVKGLFDGVFIPTQADWAALKEAVMQDGLYHQNRLAVAPNGSISYINDTSASLQPIVNRVEDRQEKKIGTIYYPAPGLSNETMPYYESAYDIDMRKVIDIYAAAQKHVDQGMSMTLFMRSTIPAGLYDWKDGRTDKMTTRDLNILRNYAHHKGIKSIYYIRTYTDDENEVGANACESCVI from the coding sequence ATGTCTTTAAAAGAGATTAAAACTGAAAACGTAACTTATTATGAATTGAATAACCAAATTAACATTCCGGTTAACGGTCAAATCCCCCTTCAAAAGGATCAAGAAGCACTAGAAGCCTTTTTAGAACAAAATGTGCAACCCAACATGGTGACTTTTAAATCACTACAAGATCGCTTGGATTACATGGTGGCTGAAAACTATTACGAAGCGGATTTTCTAAAGGCCTACTCAATCGACTTTATGGAACGCTTGAATCAATATTTAATCGATCAAGACTTTCATTTTAAATCTTTTATGGCGGCTTATAAGTTTTATGCGCAATACGCCCTTAAAACAAATGATAACGGCTTTTACTTAGAAGACTTTAAAGACCGGGTCTTCACCAACGCACTTTATTTTGCGGATGGTGACGAAGAGCTCGCAATGAGTGTTGCTGATGAAATGATCCACCAACGTTACCAACCAGCGACGCCGACCTTCTTAAATGCCGGTCGTTCACGCCGTGGTGAATTAGTATCATGTTTCTTATTGCAAACAACCGACGATATGAATGCCATTGGCCGGACCATCAACTCGGCCCTCCAATTATCACGAATTGGCGGTGGCGTCGGGATTAGCTTGTCTAACTTGCGTGGTGCTGGTGATCCAATTAAAGGTATCGACGGTGCGGCAAGTGGCGTTTTACCTGTTATGAAATTATTAGAGGATTCATTCTCTTATTCTAACCAATTAGGGCAACGTCAAGGCGCTGGTGTCGTTTATCTGAACGTTTTCCATCCAGACGTTGTGGCTTTCTTGGGCGCTAAAAAAGAGAATGCGGATGAAAAATATCGGTTAAAGACCCTCTCACTCGGCTTAACAGTGCCAGATAAGTACTATGAATTAGTCAAAGAAGACGCTGATATGTATCTCTTTAGTCCATATAGTGTTGAACGTGAGTACGGCCAACCTTTCTCATATATCGATATTACGGCTGAATATGACAACTTAGTGGCTAACGATGCGATTAAGAAAACGAAAATCAAAGCCCGTGATTTAGAAAATGAAATTAGTAAGCTCCAACAAGAATCAGGCTACCCTTATATCGTGAATATCGATACGGCTAATAAAGCCAACCCAATTGACGGTAAAATTATCATGAGTAACCTTTGTTCTGAAGTCTTACAAGTACAAACGCCTTCTCAAATTAACAATCGCCAAGAATATGACGTGTTAGGAACTGATATTAGCTGTAACTTAGGTTCAACTAATATCCCGAACATGATGGCCGCTCCTGATTTCGGGCATTCAATTGAAACGATGGTTCGTTCATTAACTTATGTGACCGATCATTCTGATATCGATGTGGTCCCTTCGGTGGCACATGGTAACCAATTAGCCCACACAATCGGCTTAGGCGGCATGGGCTTGCATACCTACTTCGCTAAGAACCAAATGATGTACGGTTCAGAAGAATCAATCGACTTTACTAGCAATTACTTTATGTTATTGAACTACTGGACATTAGTTGCTTCAAATAAGATTGCGAAAGAACGTGGGATTACTTTTGACAACTTTGAAAACAGTAAGTATGCTGACGGTAGTTACTTTGATCAATACTTGAATACTGAATGGGCCCCTAAGACGGCTAAAGTCAAAGGACTATTCGACGGTGTCTTCATCCCAACCCAAGCAGACTGGGCCGCCTTGAAAGAAGCCGTTATGCAAGACGGGTTATATCATCAAAATAGACTCGCGGTTGCGCCTAATGGCTCAATTTCATATATCAACGATACTTCAGCTAGTCTCCAACCAATCGTCAATCGCGTTGAAGATCGCCAAGAAAAGAAAATTGGGACAATTTACTATCCAGCACCAGGCCTATCAAATGAAACAATGCCTTATTATGAATCAGCTTACGACATTGACATGCGTAAAGTGATCGACATCTATGCGGCCGCACAAAAACACGTTGATCAAGGGATGAGTATGACGCTCTTCATGCGTTCAACGATTCCAGCTGGCTTATATGACTGGAAAGATGGTCGTACCGATAAGATGACGACTCGAGATCTTAACATCCTCAGAAACTACGCACACCACAAAGGTATTAAATCAATCTACTATATCCGCACATACACGGACGACGAAAACGAAGTCGGCGCAAATGCATGTGAAAGCTGTGTTATCTAG
- a CDS encoding glutaredoxin-like protein NrdH, with protein sequence MANITLYTKNGCPQCRMTKHFLETHNITFSEHNINDEPQYIDYLKEKGFQAVPVLEADGVESFSGFRPAELQKLAF encoded by the coding sequence ATGGCTAACATTACACTATATACGAAGAACGGCTGCCCCCAATGCCGTATGACAAAGCATTTTTTAGAAACACATAACATCACTTTTAGCGAACATAATATTAACGATGAACCCCAATATATTGATTACTTAAAAGAAAAAGGGTTCCAAGCTGTTCCGGTGCTTGAAGCTGACGGTGTTGAAAGTTTCTCCGGTTTTAGACCAGCCGAATTACAAAAATTGGCCTTTTAA
- the cls gene encoding cardiolipin synthase, which yields MVLLTEIISAIILINGLFAVITVLRQPRDIAATWAWLLVLILLPVVGFILYLFTGRGLSRKKIFQSQSQINDGVLALVDIQRQENRRNELLPKKVLSSEATEMVNLFLNINNAPVLKDNHVTLYTDGTEKFAALFADIKKATKSIHIEYYTIYNDQIGNELQALLVQKAQEGVAVNVLYDAWGSQGATQKWWRPLEEAGGHARTFFSSKHSITDFRLNFRDHRKIVVLDGTIGYIGGFNVGDQYLGRSAKFGNWRDTHMRITGNAVLALQVRFLMDWNASVEEAIRLTYSESHFPIAAEANRGTAAMQIVSSGPDKLDEQIKLGYLKMISSAKKKLWIQTPYLVPDDSIIDALTTAAMSGVDVRIMTPNMPDHPFIYRATQYYSQLLHEAGVKIYAYQDGFLHAKTVVMDSHISTIGSANMDIRSFKLNFEANAFIYDPKLARQLEQIYLEDIKNAVLLTDEMIAQQSTWLHFKQKFSRLLSPIL from the coding sequence ATGGTATTACTAACGGAGATTATTTCCGCGATTATTTTAATTAACGGTCTTTTTGCGGTCATTACCGTCTTACGTCAACCGCGCGATATTGCGGCGACTTGGGCGTGGCTATTAGTTTTAATCTTACTGCCTGTCGTCGGTTTTATTTTGTACCTTTTTACAGGGCGGGGGTTATCCCGGAAAAAGATTTTCCAAAGTCAGTCACAAATCAACGATGGGGTTTTAGCCTTAGTTGATATTCAACGTCAAGAAAACCGACGTAACGAGTTATTACCTAAGAAGGTGTTGTCCAGTGAAGCGACTGAAATGGTCAATCTTTTCTTAAACATCAATAACGCGCCCGTTTTAAAGGATAATCACGTCACATTATATACTGACGGGACTGAGAAGTTTGCTGCCTTATTTGCCGATATTAAAAAAGCAACTAAGAGTATTCATATCGAGTACTACACGATTTACAACGATCAAATCGGTAATGAATTACAAGCACTATTAGTTCAAAAGGCGCAAGAAGGTGTCGCAGTAAACGTCTTATACGATGCTTGGGGCTCACAAGGCGCAACGCAAAAATGGTGGCGGCCGCTTGAAGAAGCCGGTGGCCATGCTCGGACCTTCTTTAGTTCGAAGCATTCAATTACTGATTTCCGTTTGAATTTTAGAGATCACCGTAAAATCGTCGTTTTAGATGGCACAATTGGCTATATTGGTGGCTTTAATGTTGGTGATCAATATCTAGGCCGGAGCGCTAAGTTTGGCAATTGGCGTGATACGCACATGCGCATTACCGGGAATGCCGTTTTGGCGCTCCAAGTACGCTTTTTAATGGATTGGAATGCCAGTGTTGAAGAAGCGATTCGCTTAACCTATTCTGAGAGTCATTTTCCAATCGCCGCCGAAGCTAACCGTGGGACGGCAGCAATGCAAATTGTTTCGAGTGGGCCTGATAAATTAGACGAACAAATTAAGTTGGGTTATTTAAAGATGATTAGTTCGGCTAAGAAAAAATTATGGATTCAAACCCCTTATTTGGTACCCGATGATAGTATTATCGATGCGCTCACCACGGCAGCGATGTCTGGTGTTGATGTCCGGATTATGACGCCCAATATGCCAGATCATCCTTTCATCTACCGGGCCACACAATACTATAGTCAATTATTACATGAAGCTGGTGTTAAGATTTACGCTTATCAAGACGGTTTCTTACATGCTAAAACAGTTGTCATGGATAGTCATATCAGCACCATTGGTTCTGCCAACATGGATATCCGGAGTTTCAAATTGAATTTTGAAGCCAATGCCTTTATCTATGATCCTAAATTAGCGCGCCAGCTTGAGCAAATTTATTTAGAAGATATTAAAAACGCGGTATTATTAACAGATGAGATGATTGCTCAACAATCGACTTGGCTACATTTTAAACAAAAATTTTCGCGCCTCTTATCACCCATTTTATAA
- a CDS encoding ribonuclease HI, whose product MIKLYTDAATLGNPGPSAAGILIVTAKQQYQFSVSLPPVDNHVAEFMAVQLGLEKITTLGLAESLLQINVDSKIVCQSLEKQYAKHYQQYVDQIIALEQDYALVLHQWLPDRQNKGAHHLAQQGLKK is encoded by the coding sequence ATGATTAAACTTTATACGGATGCGGCCACACTTGGCAATCCCGGTCCTAGTGCCGCGGGAATTTTGATTGTAACCGCTAAACAGCAATATCAATTTAGTGTTTCCTTACCGCCGGTTGATAATCACGTTGCTGAATTTATGGCGGTTCAATTGGGTTTAGAAAAGATTACCACACTCGGTTTAGCCGAATCGCTGCTTCAAATCAATGTTGATAGTAAAATTGTTTGTCAAAGTCTCGAAAAACAATATGCGAAGCATTATCAGCAATATGTCGATCAGATTATTGCTTTGGAACAGGACTATGCCCTGGTCTTGCATCAATGGCTACCTGATCGGCAAAATAAAGGCGCGCACCACCTCGCACAACAAGGCTTAAAAAAATAG
- a CDS encoding cold shock domain-containing protein, with the protein MERGIVKWFSNAKGYGFINYRDDEEIFVHFTAIQIDGYKTLDKDDQVLFEVKEGARGLQAANVQKIEA; encoded by the coding sequence ATGGAACGAGGAATCGTGAAATGGTTTAGCAATGCTAAAGGTTATGGCTTCATCAATTACCGAGATGATGAGGAAATTTTCGTCCACTTTACCGCAATCCAAATTGACGGCTATAAGACATTAGACAAAGATGATCAGGTCTTATTTGAGGTCAAAGAAGGCGCCCGCGGTTTACAAGCGGCCAACGTCCAAAAAATTGAAGCTTAA
- a CDS encoding formate--tetrahydrofolate ligase — translation MSDIQIAQANEATEMKPITAIAEQIGLQATDIEQYGPYKAKLNFQAINRLKEKEDGKLVLVTSINPTPAGEGKSTVTVGLGDALRQLDQSAVIALREPSLGPVMGMKGGATGGGYAQVVPMADINLHFTGDMHALTAAVNTLAALIDNHLQQGNVLNIDPRRIIWKRALDINDRALRQVVIGLGGPVQGMPRQDGFDITVASELMAILCLATDITDLKNRISKIVIGYNYDREPVTVGDLEVTGAIAMLLKDALKPNMVQTLEHTPALVHGGPFANIAHGCNSILATQTALKLGDIAITEAGFGADLGAEKFLDIKVPQLGKTPDTIVIVATIRALKYNGGMALADLTTENLTALKAGFSNLAKHITNMQRYGVPVVVSVNEFTSDTAAEVQLLQDLCQAMDVTAVPTSVWANGGQGGVELAKAVLEALQQPKAFKPLYDPQADIKSKLTTVVTEIYGGRDVVFEGKAINQLKQIEKNGWAHLPVCIAKTQYSLSDDPKALGAPSNFTIHVRELIPKLGAGFIVAMTGAVLTMPGLPKKPAALNMDVTADGQISGLF, via the coding sequence ATGTCAGATATTCAAATCGCACAAGCAAATGAAGCTACAGAAATGAAGCCCATTACAGCAATTGCCGAACAAATCGGGTTACAGGCCACCGATATTGAACAATATGGGCCTTACAAAGCAAAACTTAACTTTCAAGCTATCAATCGGTTAAAAGAAAAAGAAGATGGCAAACTCGTTTTAGTCACTTCGATTAATCCAACCCCAGCCGGCGAAGGGAAGTCGACCGTTACTGTTGGGTTAGGGGACGCCTTACGCCAACTTGATCAATCAGCAGTGATTGCCTTACGTGAACCTTCATTAGGCCCTGTCATGGGGATGAAGGGGGGCGCAACTGGTGGCGGTTATGCCCAAGTCGTACCAATGGCTGATATTAATCTGCATTTTACCGGTGACATGCACGCCTTAACGGCCGCTGTAAATACCCTAGCAGCCTTAATTGATAACCATCTACAACAAGGAAATGTTTTAAACATTGATCCTAGACGGATTATCTGGAAACGCGCACTTGATATTAACGATCGCGCTTTACGCCAAGTCGTGATTGGCTTAGGTGGGCCAGTACAAGGGATGCCAAGACAAGATGGCTTTGATATTACCGTTGCCAGTGAATTAATGGCGATTCTTTGTTTAGCAACCGACATTACCGACCTTAAAAACCGGATTAGTAAAATCGTGATTGGCTACAACTATGATCGCGAACCTGTAACTGTTGGCGACTTAGAAGTCACTGGGGCCATCGCCATGTTATTAAAAGATGCGCTCAAACCGAATATGGTTCAAACCTTAGAACATACCCCAGCACTCGTGCATGGTGGTCCATTTGCTAATATTGCCCACGGCTGTAACAGTATCTTAGCGACTCAAACAGCCTTGAAATTAGGCGATATTGCCATTACTGAAGCTGGTTTTGGCGCTGATTTAGGCGCTGAAAAATTCCTTGATATCAAGGTACCGCAATTAGGAAAAACACCAGATACCATCGTGATTGTCGCAACTATCCGTGCTTTGAAGTACAACGGTGGGATGGCCTTAGCTGATTTAACCACTGAAAACTTAACCGCTTTAAAAGCGGGTTTCAGTAATTTAGCCAAACATATTACTAATATGCAACGCTACGGTGTCCCCGTTGTGGTATCAGTTAACGAATTTACAAGCGATACGGCTGCCGAAGTCCAATTACTACAAGATCTTTGCCAAGCCATGGACGTCACTGCGGTCCCAACCAGTGTTTGGGCTAATGGTGGTCAAGGCGGGGTTGAACTCGCCAAAGCGGTCTTAGAAGCCTTACAACAACCTAAGGCCTTCAAACCACTATATGACCCACAAGCTGACATCAAGTCTAAGTTAACAACCGTTGTGACCGAAATTTACGGTGGCCGCGACGTTGTGTTCGAAGGCAAAGCGATCAATCAATTAAAACAAATTGAAAAAAATGGGTGGGCGCACTTACCCGTCTGCATCGCCAAAACGCAATATTCATTATCAGATGATCCTAAAGCACTTGGTGCACCCAGCAACTTCACTATCCACGTCCGCGAATTGATTCCAAAGCTCGGGGCCGGTTTTATCGTCGCAATGACTGGTGCTGTCTTAACGATGCCCGGACTCCCTAAGAAACCAGCCGCCCTCAACATGGATGTCACTGCAGATGGGCAAATTAGTGGCTTATTCTAA
- a CDS encoding signal peptidase II — protein sequence MLLYIILGLLILVGDQLLKGWIVANVSYGALHTVIPNILGLTYVQNDGAAWSMLAGQQWFFYIVTIIAVGVISYLFYTSERSEKLYRIGLTLMLAGALGNFIDRLHLKYVVDMFQLEFINFPIFNVADTALTCGVICVFIAILLKEKVTHD from the coding sequence ATGCTACTTTATATTATTTTAGGCCTGTTAATCTTGGTAGGTGATCAACTCTTAAAAGGGTGGATTGTCGCCAATGTTAGCTATGGCGCATTGCATACTGTGATTCCCAACATTCTCGGCCTTACTTACGTCCAAAATGACGGCGCTGCTTGGAGTATGTTGGCTGGTCAGCAATGGTTCTTCTATATTGTAACCATCATCGCAGTAGGTGTTATCAGCTATTTATTTTATACTTCTGAACGCTCTGAAAAACTGTATCGCATTGGTTTAACGTTAATGTTAGCCGGTGCATTAGGGAATTTCATCGATCGTTTACATTTAAAATACGTGGTTGATATGTTCCAGTTAGAATTTATTAATTTCCCCATCTTTAATGTTGCAGATACCGCCCTCACTTGTGGTGTCATCTGCGTCTTTATTGCCATCTTGTTGAAAGAGAAAGTGACTCATGACTGA